One window of Sardina pilchardus chromosome 2, fSarPil1.1, whole genome shotgun sequence genomic DNA carries:
- the dnajb6a gene encoding dnaJ homolog subfamily B member 6a: MGEYYHVLGVQRNASQEDIKKAYRKLALKWHPDKNPDNKDEAERRFKEISEAYEVLSDANKRKTYDCYGKEGLTAGGGGRAGGHYSNGDHFTGGFTFRNPEDVFREFFGGRDPFADFFGGDPFGDDFFADDFFGGRRHHRGVSRSRTAGPFFGGFGGFPPFGAGFSAFEPSFSPFGAIGHVGHMGHMGHMGHMGHMGGGFTSFSSTSFGGGGGGGGGGMGGFRSVSTSTKFVNGRKITTKRIIENGQERVEVEEDGQLRSVTINGKTEGLALEEGHRSKEEARPGSSSSSQQSSRSSVAERPAPKVEHQHQHQHQHQHQHQHHHQHHQHQHQHQHQHQHHHQHQHQPSPARGRVDMKRKKPVEQDGGKKHKAV, from the exons ATGGGAGAATATTACCATGTTTTAGGCGTGCAAAGAAATGCATCTCAAGAGGACATTAAAAAAGC ATACAGAAAACTTGCTCTCAAGTGGCACCCTGATAAAAACCCAGACAACAAGGATGAGGCAGAGCGAAGGTTCAAGGAGATTTCAGAGGCCTATGAGGTCCTTTCAGATG ccaacaaaagaaaaacatatgaCTGCTATGGTAAAGAAGGCTTAAcagcaggtggtggtggtagag CAGGTGGACATTACTCCAATGGTGACCACTTTACTGGAGGCTTTACATTCCGCAATCCAGAAGACGTGTTCAGGGAATTCTTTGGGGGACGTGATCCATTTGCAGATTTCTTTG GTGGAGACCCTTTCGGTGACGACTTCTTTGCCGACGACTTCTTTGGTGGCCGGAGGCACCATCGGGGCGTGAGTCGGAGTCGGACAGCAGGGCCCTTCTTCGGGGGATTCGGGGGATTTCCACCGTTTGGCGCAGGATTTTCAGCCTTTGAACCAA GCTTCTCTCCCTTTGGGGCAATAGGACACGTGGGGCACATGGGACACATGGGACATATGGGGCACATGGGGCACATGGGTGGAGGcttcacctccttctcctccacctctttcgGAGGAggcgggggcggcggcggcggaggcatGGGCGGCTTCCGCTCCGTGTCCACCTCCACCAAATTCGTCAACGGCAGGAAAATCACCACAAAAAG gataATAGAGAATGGACAGGAACGggtggaggtggaagaggaCGGCCAGTTAAGATCTGTGACCATTAATG GGAAAACCGAGGGGCTGGCCCTGGAAGAGGGGCACAGGAGCAAGGAGGAAGCGCGccctggctcctcctcctcatcccagCAGAGCTCCAGGAGTTCTGTAGCCGAGCGGCCCGCTCCCAAGGTGGAGCATcaacaccagcatcagcaccaacatcagcatcagcaccagcatcaccaccagcatcatcagcaccagcatcagcaccagcatcagcaccagcatcaccaccaacaccagcatCAGCCTAGCCCAGCCAGGG GACGAGTGGACATGAAAAGAAAGAAGCCCGTGGAGCAGGACGGAGGGAAGAAGCACAAGGCAGTATGA